In Arachis stenosperma cultivar V10309 chromosome 1, arast.V10309.gnm1.PFL2, whole genome shotgun sequence, one DNA window encodes the following:
- the LOC130981290 gene encoding uncharacterized protein LOC130981290 has product MIWGSDEGGRVAVLGGARWCSGRRRRWGACGGGRQTRKREREGKERRGGKGKEGWGLAGEAAAVGGSGGGGVWGWVRVREWEKKKEKEKREGGGRRRCGGGRG; this is encoded by the coding sequence ATGATATGGGGCAGTGATGAGGGCGGAAGGGTGGCGGTGCTGGGCGGTGCACGGTGGTGCAGTGGTCGTCGGAGGCGGTGGGGAGCCTGCGGGGGTGGGAGGCAGACgcgaaagagagaaagagagggaaaggaaAGAAGAGGGGGGAAAGGAAAAGAAGGTTGGGGCTTGGCAGGTGAGGCAGCGGCGGTGGGAGGAAGTGGCGGCGGTGGGGTATGGGGGTGGGTGAGAGTGAGAGAAtgggaaaaaaagaaagagaaggaaaagagaGAAGGGGGTGGTCGTCGGAGGTGCGGCGGTGGTCGTGggtga